The stretch of DNA CCCTCAAAGAGAGGCCCCACCCCCAGGGCCTTTCCCAGGGCCACGGCCGCCGTGCCCTTCAGCAGGTCGCCCAGAAGGGTGAAAACGGCGGCCCCCTTGCCCACGGAGCGCAGCACGTTGGTGGCCCCGATGTTGCCGCTTCCGGTCTTCCTGAGGTCCACCCCCTTTACCCGGGCCAGGATGACCCCGAAGGGTATGGAGCCCATGAGGAAGGAGAAAGCAAGGAGAAGGGCTATCTTCATCGGGCCTCCGCACCCACCGTCTTGCGCCAGAAATTGACCATGTACTGCACGCCCGAGACCACGGCCAGCACCACGGCCGCCCAGATGGCCACCACGCCCACGTCGTACAGGTCCACGCCCAGGACGGTGCGGTCCAGGATGAGGCAGAGGATGGCCACTATCTGGGCGTTGGTCTTCAGTTTTCCGCCCATCTCGGCCTTGATGACCATGTCCTTGGCAAGGGCCACCCCTCTCAGGCCGGTGACCAGAAATTCCCGGACGATGATGATGACCGCCACCAGGACCGAAAGCCGGCCCATGTCCACCAGGAGGATGAGCGCGGCGATGACCAGGAACTTGTCGGCGATGGGGTCCACGATGATGCCGAAGGTGGTGATGTCCCCGGAGCGCCGCGCCAGGTAGCCGTCGAGAAAATCCGTGAGGGAGGCCACCCCGAAGACGGCGGCCCCCAGGACGTTGTTGCCCGGCGTGACGTAGATGAACAGGGGGATGAGGACTATCCTGCTCAGGGTGAGGGCGGTGGGCAGGTTAAACTTGAGCGTACGCCTCGACGATGTCATCCCAGCGCCCTCTGGCTTTCAGCAGGAAATCGGTCACCTCCCGGACGGCTCCCCGGCCCGCCTCGCGGGTCGTGACGAGCCGGGCGTAGCGCCTGGCCTCCGGGGAGGCGTCGGCCACCGCTATGGGAAGCCCCACCCGCACCATCACCGGGACGTCCACGATGTCGTCGCCCACGTAGGCCGTCTCCCGGTCGGTCCGTCCCGCGGCCTTCAAGACCTCCCGGTAGGCCTCGAGCTTCCTGACCGCACCCTGGTGCACCATGCCGATGCCCAGTTCCCGGGCCCGGCGCTCCACCACCCGGGAGCT from Nitrospirota bacterium encodes:
- the pgsA gene encoding CDP-diacylglycerol--glycerol-3-phosphate 3-phosphatidyltransferase, whose translation is MTSSRRTLKFNLPTALTLSRIVLIPLFIYVTPGNNVLGAAVFGVASLTDFLDGYLARRSGDITTFGIIVDPIADKFLVIAALILLVDMGRLSVLVAVIIIVREFLVTGLRGVALAKDMVIKAEMGGKLKTNAQIVAILCLILDRTVLGVDLYDVGVVAIWAAVVLAVVSGVQYMVNFWRKTVGAEAR
- a CDS encoding HAD-IIIA family hydrolase, giving the protein MSAAEAAVRTRLLILDVDGVLTDGSIILDNEGNEYKSFHVRDGHGIKMAQREGIEVAIITGRSSRVVERRARELGIGMVHQGAVRKLEAYREVLKAAGRTDRETAYVGDDIVDVPVMVRVGLPIAVADASPEARRYARLVTTREAGRGAVREVTDFLLKARGRWDDIVEAYAQV